The Burkholderia mayonis DNA window TCGGGCTCGACCAGGCGCTCGACCTGCCGCAGGCGGCGACGCTCTGCGGCGAGTGCGACAGCGTCTGTCCGGTCGGCATCCCGATTTCTGGCCTGCTGCGCAAGCTGCGCGAGAAGCAGGTCGAGCGGCGCCTGCGGCCGTTGCACGAGCGGGCGGGGCTCGCCGCGTGGGGCTTCTTCGCGCGGCGACCGACGCTTTACGCGCTCGCGACGAAGCTCGCGGTCCGCGTGCTCGAGCGCGCGGGCGGCGCGACAGGTGTGCTCAGGCGGTTCCCGTTCGCGCGTGGCTGGACCGATACGCGCGACATCCCGGCGCCCGCCGGCAGGACGTTCCGCGAACTGTACGCGGCGTCGCGCACGCATCTCGACCATTCGTCGACGTCTTGATTTGACCGTGCGCAAGCACGTCGCGCGCGGGCCGGGAACGCCGCGCGTCGTGACTGTTCATCGAGGGGCAACACTGCGTTCGCTATTCGTGGATTTATCTCGATAGGTGCGATCTATAGAATCTCGACATGTCAGCATTGGGCGACGCCCAGTGCACCAGCCGAGAGAGGTCGCATCATGAGAAAGACAATATCGATGTACTGGCCGCTTGCGATCGTCGTGCCGCTCGCCGCCGCTTACCTGTGCCTGTCCGAAGCCGCGCCGCAGCGCGTGCCCGCGGTCGCGCGCGATGCGTCGGCCGAACTCGCGCGCGCGGTGTCGTACGGGCTCGTCGACGACGCGTCGCAGGCGCTGCCGGTCGCGTCGCACGGCGCGCCGCTCGCCAGCGCGAAGGCGTTGTGAAGCCGGATCTGCCGCAAGCGGGAATCGGTGTGCTTTTGTATAATGGCACGTTACTCATCCGAGCGGTTCGCCGCGATTTTCTGGCCGCGTGATGAAAAGCGTCGCGATCTGTTTCGTCTGCCTCGGCAACATCTGCCGCTCGCCTACCGCTGAAGGTGTGATGCGTCATCAGGTGGCGGCCGCGGGGCTCGACGAAGCAATCGTGGTCGATTCGGCCGGCACCGGCGACTGGCACGTCGGCGACGCGCCCGACGTACGCGCGCAGCAGGCCGCACAGGCACGGGGCTACGACCTGTCGGCGCTACGCGCGCGGCAGATCGGTCGGGCGGATTTCGAGCGCTTCGATCTCGTGCTCGCGATGGATTCCGCCAATCTCGCCGAATTGCACAAGCGTTGCCCGCCGCAATATCAGGGCAAGATCCGGCTGCTGATGGAATATGCGAGCGACGCGTCGGCGCGCGAAATCGCCGATCCGTATTTCGGCGGCGCGCGCGGCTTCGAGCAGGTGCTCGATCAGTGCGAGGACGCGTGCCGCGGCCTCCTCGAAAGCTTGCGTGAAACGGCGCGCTGAAGCGCCGCATACAACCCCTTTTAGGAGCAGGGATACTTGACTAAATTGGTCAAATATTTATACTTGACCAAAATCGTCAAGATTGCTGCCCATTCAATACCATGAGACTCACCACAAAAGGCCGTTTCGCCGTCACGGCGATGATCGACTTGGCGCTGCGCCAGGAGCAAGGCCCGGTGACGCTTGCAGGCATCAGCCAGCGCCAGCGGATTTCGCTCTCCTACCTCGAGCAATTGTTCGGCAAGCTGCGCCGGCACGAAATCGTCGAATCGGTCCGCGGGCCGGGCGGCGGCTACAACCTCGCGCGCCGCGCGCAGGACGTGACGGTCGCCGACATCATCATCGCGGTCGACGAGCCGCTCGATGCGACCCAATGCGGCGGCAAGGGCGCGTGCGAAGGCACGAAGCAGCCCGACGGCCATTGCATGACGCACGAGCTCTGGTCGACGCTGAACCAGAAAATGGTCGAATACCTCGATTCGGTGTCGCTGCAGGATCTCGTCGATCAGCAGCGCGCCCGCGAAGGAACGCCCGCCGTGCTGCGCGACAAGCGCAAGCCGGAGTCCGTCGCGGCGAGCGTCGAGCCGGTCCGC harbors:
- the iscR gene encoding Fe-S cluster assembly transcriptional regulator IscR, coding for MRLTTKGRFAVTAMIDLALRQEQGPVTLAGISQRQRISLSYLEQLFGKLRRHEIVESVRGPGGGYNLARRAQDVTVADIIIAVDEPLDATQCGGKGACEGTKQPDGHCMTHELWSTLNQKMVEYLDSVSLQDLVDQQRAREGTPAVLRDKRKPESVAASVEPVRTVPLGPNSVFNIASS
- a CDS encoding low molecular weight protein-tyrosine-phosphatase; the protein is MKSVAICFVCLGNICRSPTAEGVMRHQVAAAGLDEAIVVDSAGTGDWHVGDAPDVRAQQAAQARGYDLSALRARQIGRADFERFDLVLAMDSANLAELHKRCPPQYQGKIRLLMEYASDASAREIADPYFGGARGFEQVLDQCEDACRGLLESLRETAR